One Burkholderia sp. 9120 genomic window, GTCTCGGCGCGCCCGAAGAAGGTCTACCCGAACCATACGTCTTCGTGAACAGCGTCTTACGTGTACTACGCGACCCGAAACCGGACGGCCTTCGCCTATACGACCGGTATCTTCCACACGCGGATACGAAGAATGCACAAACGTGGACAGCGCGCTTCGATCTACCCGTTGCGCCGCCCATCCCCGAACCGCCAACCATCGTCCCATACCCCGTCGAACATAAACCCGTTCGCCACGGCGTACCTGGCGGTAGTCCATGCCCCGAAGCAGGATGGTGGCAAACCCCCGCGAAGGCGGACAGTCGTCACCATTTCGAAGCCGGAGAAATCATGCCGGTCTTTGCCGATAGCCGCTATGGCGCAACAAACTGGACCCAGTCCGACAACGAGAGCACATCATGACCGACAAGCAAGAAATGGTACGCCTGAACGTGGCCGATTTCGCCGCCGACGTAAATCGTAGCTGGTTAAGCCGTCACGCGCCGTGGACCCTGACAACAGGGCATTGGCTCACTTCTCCATCGCACGAAAACTGGATGTGGGTCGATGACGAGGGACGAGAGATTTCCCGCTATACATCTTCGCAGCTAGCGGTGGGTTGGGACGACATCGTGCGTCAGTCGGATATGACGTGGTCGACGCTTGAACGGATCGACTGCATGCAACTCGATCTGATGATTATCCAGGGCGTGGTGTCGGTGATTTGTACGGCGGAAGAGACGATGTTCGGCGTGTCGCTGAACGATGGCAACACACCGCTGCAGCGGAGAAACGAAGCGCCGGCAGCCATCTTTATCGCGCTGGTCGTCATGATCGGCACGGCTGACGCGGAAGCACTCAAGGCACTCGCCACGAGCCTTGGTGTCGATGAATCGAACACCGGTTGAAACCAGTGCTGAATGAGTCGGCCTCGACGAGACGAGACGAGTTTGCTGACTCCCGAACACGGCGACGGACAGCGGCTACGTCAAATACCCGCTCGTCGCCGCTTCATCCTCACACGCTCGACGACGTATCCTCTTCGGCCTCGTTCAACACCGCGTTCTGCACCGCCGTAGCCGGGCTCACATAAGCCGGCGCCTGGCGAGGATCGTCGATCGTATAGCGCAACCGTCCACCCTCTACATATACGCGCAACTGCCGGTACTTCACCAGATACATCAACCCCACCAGCGCCGCCGCGAACCCCGACGCCGCCCCCACGCCGAGTGCCCAACGCGGCCCAAAGCGGTCCGCAACCCAGCCGACTACCGGCGCGCCGAGCGGCGTGCCGCCCAGCGCAATCGCCAGCAGGATCGCGATCACGCGGCCACGCATGGCGGGCTCGGTGGAGAGTTGCACGAGACTGTTGGTCGACGTGGTAAAGGTCTGCGTCGACATGCCGATCAGGACGAGCGCGATACCGAACAGCACGTAGTTCGGCATCAACGACGCCACCGTGCAGCCCACACCGAAAACCGCGGCTGCGCCGAGCAGCAGCGCCATGCGCGGTTTTGACCTACGCGCCGCGAGCAGCGCGCCGGTCACCGAGCCGATCGCCATGGTCGAACTCAATAGACCATATTGACTCGCGCCCGCATGAAACGCGGTGACCGACATGGTCGAAATGAAGATCGGGAAGTTGAGCCCGAACGTGCCGATCAGGAACAGCATCAACAACGCGGCCTTCAGATCGGGACGCGTCCATACATACTTGAAGCCTTCCACGAAACTGCCGCGCGCACGTTTCGCGCGTGGCTTCAGATACAACTGGTCGAGCCGCAGCATGCGCAGCGAACCGAGTACGGCGACGAACGAGAGCGCGTTGATCAGAAACACCCAGCCGGTTCCCACCGAGGCAATTAATAGCCCCGCGACCGCCGGCCCGATCATCCGCGCGGCGTTGAACGACGTGGAATTCAACCCGACCGCGTTGGAGAGATCTTCTTCGCCGACCAGATCGGATACGAAAGTCTGACGTGCGGGCGAATCGAACGCGGTCACACAGCCGAGCAAACCCGCGAACACGTACACCTGCCAAAGCTGCACGAGTCCGGTGACGGTGAGGAGCCCGAGGCCGAGCGCCAGCGAGCCCATTGCCGCCTGTGTGATGAACAGCAGCTTGCGGCGGTCGAAGTGATCGGCCGCATAGCCGGTGAGCGGCAATAGCAGCATTTGCGGGCCGAACTGCAGCGACATGACGATGCCGACGGCCGTCGCGTTGTGATGCGTGAGTTCGGTGAGGACGAGCCAGTCCTGCGCCGTGCGCTGCATCCACGTACCGATGTTGGACACGATCGCGCCGCTAGCCCAGACCCGGTAATTGAACGTGCGCAGCGAACGGAAAGTACCTGTCACCGGATCGTTTCCGTTGTGGAGAAACGAGTGGCGAGCAGCGCTACGCGCGGACTGGCGAACTCGCTCATGCGTGGGACTGTTCGAGCAGATCGAGCACTTCCTGCGTCGTGCCGGTTTCGCCGATTCGCGGGAAGATGCGCGCGAGCGTGTTGTTGTGCGCGTCCAGATGCATATCGGTCATGGCGTCGACCACCAGCGTGAGGTTCAGCCCGAGTTCATGCGCGAAGCGCGCGGTCGATTCGACGCCGATGCTGGTCGCCACACCGAGCAATACCACTTGCGTGACGCCTTGCTGTTGCAGATACGCCTGCAGATCGGTGTTCGTGAACGCGCCCCACGTTCGCTTGGTGACCACGTGATCCGACGGCTGCTGGTTCAGCTCAGGCATCAGGTCCGCGAAGCCGGCCGGGAAGTCACCCTTCGGACCCGTCTGGTCCGCGCGACCCGGCGCGCCGCCGGCAACGTTGACCAGCACGACCGGCAAACCGTGGCGGCGAAACGCTTCGGTCAGCAGCGCCGCGCGTTGCACGACCTCGGCGGCGGGGTGCGCGGTGGGCAGCGCAACGATGCCGCGCTGCAAATCGATCACGACCAGTGCGGTCTTTGCGTCGAGAGTGGTGAGTGCCATGGGGTTTCTCCTGCGGGTTACGAGTCGATGAGGCGTTTGAGCAAGTCGACGCCGATAGCGAGTTGCTGCTGCTCGGCCGCCGAAAAGCGCG contains:
- a CDS encoding MFS transporter — translated: MTGTFRSLRTFNYRVWASGAIVSNIGTWMQRTAQDWLVLTELTHHNATAVGIVMSLQFGPQMLLLPLTGYAADHFDRRKLLFITQAAMGSLALGLGLLTVTGLVQLWQVYVFAGLLGCVTAFDSPARQTFVSDLVGEEDLSNAVGLNSTSFNAARMIGPAVAGLLIASVGTGWVFLINALSFVAVLGSLRMLRLDQLYLKPRAKRARGSFVEGFKYVWTRPDLKAALLMLFLIGTFGLNFPIFISTMSVTAFHAGASQYGLLSSTMAIGSVTGALLAARRSKPRMALLLGAAAVFGVGCTVASLMPNYVLFGIALVLIGMSTQTFTTSTNSLVQLSTEPAMRGRVIAILLAIALGGTPLGAPVVGWVADRFGPRWALGVGAASGFAAALVGLMYLVKYRQLRVYVEGGRLRYTIDDPRQAPAYVSPATAVQNAVLNEAEEDTSSSV
- a CDS encoding isochorismatase family protein, with amino-acid sequence MALTTLDAKTALVVIDLQRGIVALPTAHPAAEVVQRAALLTEAFRRHGLPVVLVNVAGGAPGRADQTGPKGDFPAGFADLMPELNQQPSDHVVTKRTWGAFTNTDLQAYLQQQGVTQVVLLGVATSIGVESTARFAHELGLNLTLVVDAMTDMHLDAHNNTLARIFPRIGETGTTQEVLDLLEQSHA